One bacterium DNA segment encodes these proteins:
- a CDS encoding glutamate mutase L, with amino-acid sequence MNNQKPEDIEIILATDCGSTTTKAILIEKNDGQYRLMVRGEAPTTVEAPFEDVTMGVLNAVQEVEELSGRKLLDDKGNIMRPRTKNGEKVGTDIYISTSSAGGGLQMMVAGVVRSMTAESAERAALGAGAIVMDVIASNDKRQPYQQIERIRHLRPDMILLSGGIDGGTTTHVVEIAELIGAADPRPRLGSSYQLPVIYAGNKDAAGAVNETLGKKVDLKIVDNLRPVLERENLLPAREAIHDLFLEHVMAQAPGYKKLMDMTDAPIMPTPGAVGLIIKTISEIENIEVVGVDIGGATTDVFSVFQGVFNRTVSANLGMSYSVSNVFAEAGLENVMRWVPFHMDERDLRNRVKNKMIRPTTIPQSIEELVFEQAIAKEALRLAFIQHKNFATVLKGVQQQRTIADAFEQKGSGQTLVNMMTLNMLIGSGGVLSHAPRRQQSALMMIDAFLPEGITRLSVDSIFMMPQLGVLSTVHPQAATEVFNKDCLIHLGSCIAPSGESKEGKEMMKYSFTFPDGRKEEGKLMFGEMKAFPLGFDTRTNLPLKAKAVLEPDGKLDLGDGPGKKIEREVSGGVVGIILDGRGRPFVVPTDDATRVKKLREWMAVLDIYPQAALQRN; translated from the coding sequence ATGAACAATCAGAAGCCTGAAGACATAGAAATCATTCTGGCAACCGACTGCGGATCAACCACCACAAAGGCAATCTTGATCGAAAAAAACGACGGTCAATATCGTCTGATGGTGCGTGGTGAGGCGCCAACAACGGTGGAAGCTCCTTTTGAAGATGTAACGATGGGTGTGCTCAACGCTGTCCAGGAAGTGGAAGAACTCTCCGGACGTAAACTGTTGGACGACAAGGGAAACATCATGCGCCCCCGCACCAAGAATGGTGAAAAGGTCGGCACAGATATTTACATCTCTACATCGTCAGCAGGCGGCGGCTTGCAAATGATGGTTGCCGGTGTTGTTCGTTCGATGACGGCAGAATCGGCAGAACGCGCGGCACTCGGTGCCGGTGCTATTGTGATGGACGTGATTGCTTCAAATGACAAACGTCAGCCATATCAACAGATTGAGCGAATTCGCCACTTGCGCCCCGACATGATTCTGCTTTCCGGCGGAATCGACGGCGGAACAACAACACACGTCGTCGAAATCGCGGAATTGATCGGTGCCGCTGACCCACGGCCAAGACTTGGTTCAAGCTATCAGCTTCCCGTAATCTACGCCGGCAACAAAGATGCAGCCGGTGCGGTCAACGAGACGTTGGGCAAGAAAGTTGACCTCAAGATTGTTGACAATCTTAGACCGGTTCTCGAAAGAGAGAATCTGCTTCCTGCGCGCGAAGCAATTCATGACTTGTTCCTTGAACACGTTATGGCGCAGGCTCCCGGTTATAAAAAGCTGATGGATATGACTGATGCTCCAATCATGCCCACCCCGGGCGCGGTTGGATTGATTATCAAGACGATTTCTGAGATTGAGAATATTGAAGTCGTTGGTGTTGATATCGGCGGTGCGACGACCGACGTTTTTTCCGTTTTCCAAGGCGTCTTCAACCGTACCGTATCGGCTAACCTGGGTATGAGCTACTCGGTGTCGAATGTATTTGCAGAAGCCGGTCTCGAAAATGTCATGCGCTGGGTGCCGTTCCACATGGACGAGCGCGATTTGCGCAACCGCGTCAAGAATAAGATGATCCGGCCAACTACCATTCCGCAGTCAATCGAAGAGTTGGTATTCGAGCAGGCCATTGCCAAAGAGGCATTGCGTCTTGCCTTCATTCAACACAAGAACTTCGCGACAGTATTGAAGGGCGTTCAACAGCAGCGTACAATCGCAGACGCTTTCGAACAGAAGGGTTCCGGACAGACGCTGGTAAACATGATGACCTTAAACATGCTGATCGGATCCGGCGGTGTTCTTTCGCACGCACCGCGTCGCCAACAGTCAGCGCTGATGATGATCGACGCATTCCTGCCCGAAGGCATTACCCGCCTATCGGTCGACTCGATTTTCATGATGCCGCAGTTGGGTGTGCTCTCTACTGTTCATCCGCAAGCAGCCACGGAAGTGTTCAACAAGGATTGTCTCATTCACCTTGGCTCTTGTATCGCTCCATCGGGCGAGTCCAAAGAAGGCAAGGAAATGATGAAATACTCGTTCACCTTCCCGGATGGTCGCAAAGAAGAAGGCAAGTTAATGTTCGGCGAAATGAAGGCATTCCCGCTTGGTTTTGACACCAGGACGAATCTGCCGCTCAAAGCCAAAGCAGTGCTCGAACCGGATGGCAAGCTTGATCTTGGCGATGGACCCGGAAAGAAGATCGAAAGGGAAGTCTCCGGTGGTGTCGTTGGAATTATCCTCGATGGCCGCGGCCGTCCATTTGTGGTTCCAACTGATGATGCCACTCGCGTCAAGAAACTTAGAGAGTGGATGGCGGTGTTGGACATTTATCCGCAGGCAGCTTTACAAAGGAATTAA
- a CDS encoding choice-of-anchor J domain-containing protein has protein sequence MNRCRLTFRILVTLFAVVALISTTVEAKQASVNATKTLSGNTPGQPNLVLKQAENGGPVIQIGDEEVVVRYQDESAKTAPARIGAQPLRNAPATSFLAEDFETAVPPAGWSETISNASFNWKQQTVSFFSGAASADVEYDPALVPQDEWLVSSAMNFTGATADLKVEFYWMMSYYWGVSPFDNYDLGLYISTDGGATFPTLLWDESGEAVFTNFAWNKKTVDLSGYVGQTNVKLAWRYTGVDGAQGGIDLVSVNDNAAPVGRCCYSGTCADVTEAACGTLGGDWDGGLDCTTPCPVATPGDNCSDPYVVNLPADMPYTDANQYTCGRVNDYSATCLDFYDGGEDMVYFIKVTAAVTVDIELNPKGTTYTGFAIDLPSACPLDAGVSDCIAKSTNSGSTAHKILGLALAPGDYYLMVDTWPAPDCIPDFDLKITEAAPTPVGANCADPFVVTIGAGSLPYTASGLTNCGLINDYSNTCMGSYDGGEDHITKLVLTEPLVLDITLNPNGTTYSAMAIDNVCPLDVATGSCIGYIGTSSGAAKSLLGLNLAAGTYYIMVDTWPTPNCIPNFSLTFAGAAPPPPNDNCASAIPVGDVLNLPFNNQAATHDGTGTCSTAGKNLWYCFTAPLTGNARVSLCGSSFDTKLAVYDGCACGPVGAQLACADDECSLQSEAVVSVVAGNQYLVEVTGYSATSYGPGFLTIETTVAPINDDCEDVTPVVLTEGTPVTLTGDNTGASPDCESFPGNNAWEAFTITECSDVTLDYCGTSPAFGNAWLNLAIGCPCADFTTGAAFDVTTCGDGNVSMTWAALPAGTYYYPILTETGAVGPYTIHLSCVSVTDYCAADGFCDEYISRVQLSTIDNATSCGASYEDYTSISAGLVQTVPYTITITNGSAYTGDQCGVWVDWDGDFCFSPSEQVTLTGGPASFTGTVIAPLTAAVGPTRMRVRIAYTGALPACGTAEYGEVEDYTINVIEYAPAATIAPNPQYLYYKFAITPITNQFHFGMFDGGYTAADVNLSTVTINGIPAASAVVVPSYPGFGGAVVEATLPLITFLNPYGLLFDVNNLTFTVAWDYNDATSESITDDVVIIGKSSPVPSTFIIPEGGEVVYPGDFNVDGALSISDAVSLISYIFGGGSGPANVLIGDADCTGAISISDAVHMIRYIFGGGPAPCAVGN, from the coding sequence ATGAATCGATGTAGATTGACTTTCCGGATTCTCGTCACACTATTCGCGGTCGTTGCGTTAATTTCGACTACCGTGGAAGCGAAACAAGCATCCGTAAACGCTACCAAGACCCTTAGCGGTAACACCCCCGGCCAGCCAAACCTCGTGTTGAAGCAAGCCGAAAACGGTGGACCGGTTATCCAAATTGGCGATGAAGAAGTTGTCGTCAGATATCAAGACGAATCTGCCAAAACAGCTCCGGCACGTATTGGCGCTCAGCCGCTGAGAAACGCTCCGGCCACTTCATTCTTAGCCGAAGATTTCGAAACTGCTGTTCCGCCGGCTGGTTGGTCAGAGACCATCAGCAATGCTTCCTTCAATTGGAAACAGCAGACTGTTTCATTTTTCTCCGGCGCTGCCTCTGCTGACGTCGAATACGACCCGGCTCTGGTTCCGCAGGACGAATGGCTTGTCTCTTCCGCTATGAACTTCACCGGCGCTACCGCCGACCTCAAGGTCGAGTTCTATTGGATGATGAGCTACTACTGGGGCGTCAGCCCGTTTGATAACTATGACCTTGGTCTTTATATCTCGACGGACGGCGGAGCTACTTTCCCGACCCTTCTTTGGGATGAATCCGGTGAAGCCGTGTTCACGAACTTCGCATGGAACAAGAAGACCGTCGATCTTAGCGGTTATGTCGGCCAGACTAACGTCAAGCTTGCTTGGCGCTACACTGGTGTCGACGGCGCGCAAGGCGGTATCGATCTCGTGTCAGTCAATGACAACGCTGCCCCAGTCGGCCGTTGCTGCTATAGCGGCACCTGCGCCGATGTCACCGAAGCCGCTTGCGGTACTCTTGGTGGCGATTGGGATGGCGGTCTCGATTGTACGACTCCGTGTCCGGTTGCAACCCCGGGTGACAATTGCAGCGATCCGTATGTAGTCAATCTCCCGGCCGACATGCCGTATACCGATGCCAATCAGTATACTTGCGGCCGTGTCAACGACTACAGCGCAACCTGCCTCGATTTCTATGATGGTGGAGAAGACATGGTCTACTTCATCAAGGTAACCGCAGCGGTCACCGTTGATATCGAATTGAATCCTAAGGGCACGACCTACACTGGTTTTGCCATCGATCTTCCGTCAGCCTGCCCGCTTGATGCCGGCGTGTCTGATTGCATTGCCAAGTCGACCAACTCTGGAAGCACCGCGCACAAGATCCTTGGTTTGGCTCTTGCTCCCGGCGACTACTACCTGATGGTTGACACTTGGCCGGCTCCGGATTGCATCCCAGATTTCGATCTGAAGATCACCGAAGCCGCTCCGACACCGGTCGGCGCCAACTGCGCTGACCCGTTTGTGGTTACCATCGGTGCCGGTAGCCTTCCATACACCGCATCCGGCTTGACCAACTGCGGCCTGATCAACGACTACAGCAATACTTGTATGGGCAGCTATGATGGTGGCGAAGACCACATCACCAAGCTCGTCCTTACCGAGCCGCTTGTCCTTGACATTACCCTGAATCCGAACGGCACCACCTATAGCGCCATGGCAATCGACAACGTTTGCCCGCTTGATGTCGCTACCGGATCGTGCATTGGATACATTGGTACGTCATCAGGAGCTGCCAAGTCCCTCCTTGGACTAAACCTTGCAGCTGGTACCTATTACATCATGGTCGATACCTGGCCGACCCCGAACTGCATCCCGAACTTTAGCCTGACCTTCGCCGGCGCGGCTCCGCCTCCGCCGAACGACAATTGCGCCAGCGCTATTCCGGTTGGTGACGTTCTGAATCTGCCGTTTAACAACCAGGCGGCTACGCACGACGGAACGGGCACCTGCTCGACCGCCGGCAAGAACCTCTGGTATTGCTTCACGGCTCCTCTCACTGGTAATGCTCGCGTGAGCCTCTGCGGTTCCAGCTTCGACACCAAGCTTGCCGTCTATGACGGTTGCGCTTGTGGACCGGTTGGCGCTCAGCTTGCTTGTGCGGATGACGAATGCAGCCTTCAGTCTGAAGCTGTCGTATCTGTCGTTGCCGGCAACCAGTACCTGGTCGAAGTGACCGGTTACAGTGCCACGAGCTACGGTCCCGGATTCCTGACTATCGAAACTACTGTTGCACCGATTAATGATGACTGCGAAGATGTAACTCCAGTCGTTCTGACTGAAGGAACTCCAGTCACCCTTACCGGCGACAACACCGGTGCATCTCCAGATTGCGAATCATTCCCGGGCAACAATGCATGGGAAGCCTTCACGATCACCGAGTGTTCCGACGTTACCCTTGACTATTGCGGCACCAGCCCGGCGTTTGGTAATGCCTGGTTGAACCTTGCCATCGGTTGCCCGTGCGCCGATTTCACCACCGGTGCGGCATTTGATGTCACCACTTGCGGTGATGGAAACGTATCGATGACCTGGGCGGCTCTTCCGGCCGGAACCTACTACTACCCGATCCTCACGGAAACAGGTGCAGTAGGTCCGTACACAATTCATCTGTCTTGTGTCAGTGTTACCGATTATTGTGCTGCTGACGGTTTCTGCGATGAGTACATCAGCAGAGTTCAGTTGAGCACAATTGACAACGCTACCTCTTGCGGCGCCAGCTACGAGGACTACACCTCGATTTCTGCCGGTCTCGTTCAGACGGTTCCGTATACGATCACGATCACCAATGGCTCCGCGTACACTGGCGACCAGTGCGGCGTTTGGGTTGACTGGGATGGTGACTTCTGCTTCTCGCCGTCAGAACAAGTTACGTTGACCGGTGGCCCGGCCTCCTTCACCGGAACAGTCATTGCTCCGTTGACAGCTGCCGTTGGTCCGACTCGCATGAGAGTCAGAATCGCCTACACTGGCGCTCTTCCGGCTTGCGGCACAGCTGAATATGGTGAAGTCGAAGACTACACGATCAATGTGATCGAGTATGCTCCGGCGGCTACCATTGCTCCGAATCCGCAGTATCTCTATTACAAGTTCGCGATTACGCCGATCACCAACCAGTTCCACTTTGGAATGTTTGATGGTGGTTATACCGCTGCTGACGTTAACCTTTCAACGGTTACTATCAACGGTATCCCGGCGGCCAGCGCTGTCGTCGTTCCCAGCTATCCTGGTTTCGGCGGCGCCGTTGTTGAAGCAACGCTTCCGTTGATCACCTTCCTCAACCCGTACGGCTTGCTGTTCGATGTGAACAACTTGACCTTCACGGTTGCCTGGGATTACAACGATGCGACCTCCGAGTCGATTACTGATGATGTCGTCATCATTGGTAAGAGCTCGCCGGTTCCGTCCACGTTCATCATTCCGGAAGGCGGCGAAGTCGTTTATCCGGGTGACTTCAACGTTGACGGTGCTTTGAGCATCTCCGACGCGGTCAGCTTGATCAGCTACATCTTTGGCGGCGGCTCAGGCCCGGCCAACGTGTTGATTGGTGATGCCGACTGTACCGGCGCGATCTCGATCTCTGACGCAGTCCATATGATTCGCTACATCTTTGGTGGCGGACCCGCTCCATGCGCGGTCGGCAACTAA